In the genome of Candidatus Hydrogenedentota bacterium, the window ATCTTCAGTTGCGTGGCGATGACCACAACGTGATTGCTCGTTGACCAACAAGTATCCGAACTGACCAACCACTCAGCCACTGTCCGCCTAAAACCGCAACTCCCCCGGCAAATACTTGGCCAGCAAATCCTCGTAGTAAGGCTTCACCTGAGCGAGGCTCGGACGGTTCGGGTTCTTTGAGTAGAGGTCGTACGGGTTGAAGCGTTGCACCCAGGGCTTCATGGCGTCGTCCTGGGCGTTGCAGAGATGCTGGTATTCGTTCTCGCGGTGCCAGGCGTAGAAGCTGTGATAGCGGATCATGTAGAGCCCCTCGAGCGGCAGGTAGGGCTTCATCATGTGATAGAGGTATTCGTCGTGGCCCCAGCTCATCTGTACGGCGTCCAGCCCGCAGCCGTGTTCGTACATGCCGTATTTGGTTTGCAGCTCCGGGCGTTTGATATCCGGGTTGAGCGCGAAGAATTCGCTCCACACCACTTTGTTCGAGTAGGCGCAGCCGGTGGGGAAGGTGTCGCCCACCACGG includes:
- a CDS encoding inositol oxygenase, translating into LNHMNQTYDFVRAKKAEFLQFNRRTMTPWDALDYLNTLVDDSDPDIALPQIDHLIQTGEAMRANGEPEWMVLTGFIHDLGKVLCLFGEPQWAVVGDTFPTGCAYSNKVVWSEFFALNPDIKRPELQTKYGMYEHGCGLDAVQMSWGHDEYLYHMMKPYLPLEGLYMIRYHSFYAWHRENEYQHLCNAQDDAMKPWVQRFNPYDLYSKNPNRPSLAQVKPYYEDLLAKYLPGELRF